The proteins below come from a single Streptococcus canis genomic window:
- a CDS encoding replication initiator protein A, with protein sequence MKRITANQYQTSERYYKLPKLLFESERYKDMKLEVKVAYAVLKDRLELSLSKGWIDEDGAIYLIYSNSNLMALLGCSKSKLLSIKKTLRDYGLMDEIQQSSSEKGRMANKIYLGELEHEPTPVLKTDGGSAKKTLGGSQNQPGPVLNSAPSETEGNETNYSETEGSDFLIEDEEERQLVDKKQEENFSLKVDGVTKYDRDYIWGLVHDQLRQTGLSQSASDYAMIYFSDRYQYALEHMRFARSAEVIAEYVFNGVLSEWTKQVRRQEEKGGD encoded by the coding sequence ATGAAACGTATTACCGCAAATCAGTATCAAACATCAGAACGCTACTATAAGCTACCTAAATTATTATTTGAGAGTGAACGCTATAAGGATATGAAACTGGAGGTTAAGGTAGCCTACGCGGTTTTAAAAGATCGGTTGGAGTTGTCTTTAAGCAAAGGCTGGATTGATGAGGATGGTGCTATTTATTTGATATATTCCAATTCAAATCTGATGGCGCTTTTGGGCTGTTCAAAGTCAAAATTACTCTCTATCAAGAAAACCTTACGTGACTATGGTTTAATGGATGAAATCCAACAGTCCTCCAGTGAAAAAGGTCGAATGGCCAACAAGATTTATTTAGGAGAATTAGAGCATGAACCTACCCCAGTTTTAAAAACAGACGGGGGTAGTGCTAAAAAAACACTAGGGGGGTCTCAAAATCAGCCGGGGCCGGTCTTAAATTCAGCCCCTAGTGAGACTGAAGGAAATGAGACTAATTATAGTGAGACTGAAGGGAGTGATTTCCTTATTGAGGACGAGGAGGAGAGGCAGCTAGTAGATAAAAAACAAGAAGAAAACTTTTCTCTAAAAGTCGATGGTGTGACAAAGTACGATCGAGACTATATTTGGGGTCTAGTTCATGACCAGTTAAGACAAACAGGTCTATCTCAGTCGGCTAGTGACTATGCCATGATTTATTTTAGTGATCGTTATCAGTATGCTTTGGAACATATGCGATTTGCTCGGTCAGCGGAAGTAATTGCTGAATATGTCTTTAATGGTGTCCTGTCAGAATGGACCAAGCAAGTCAGACGACAAGAAGAAAAGGGAGGTGATTAA
- a CDS encoding DUF1836 domain-containing protein, with protein sequence MIFPTLPYWKDLPDLDLYLDQVLLYVNQCTDFSEVSDNKSLTASMINNYVKHGYVSKPIKKKYQKQQLARLIAISLFKRVFPIQDISRVLQRLQNDDDSKQLYDTFVTCWNEHTRTEDHIPPIILVACQTVKDYHHTIFLSQEATK encoded by the coding sequence ATGATTTTCCCTACATTACCTTATTGGAAGGATCTACCTGATTTAGACTTATATTTGGATCAGGTGTTACTTTATGTCAATCAGTGCACTGATTTTTCAGAGGTGTCAGATAATAAATCGCTAACGGCGTCTATGATTAATAATTACGTCAAACATGGGTACGTGTCCAAACCCATTAAGAAAAAATACCAAAAGCAACAACTAGCCCGCTTAATTGCTATCAGTCTCTTTAAAAGAGTATTTCCCATTCAAGATATTAGCCGAGTATTGCAGCGTTTACAGAACGATGATGATTCAAAACAATTATATGATACCTTTGTAACCTGTTGGAATGAGCACACAAGAACAGAGGATCATATTCCACCTATTATTCTTGTTGCTTGTCAAACGGTAAAAGATTACCACCACACGATTTTTTTATCCCAGGAGGCAACCAAATGA
- the trhA gene encoding PAQR family membrane homeostasis protein TrhA: MNQTFKQSLPLSFSEEVANSVTHAIGAFAMLILLPISASYAYQTYDLKAAIGNSIFIISLFLMFLSSTIYHSMAYGSVHKYILRIIDHSMIYIAIAGSYTPVALSLVSGWLGYVIIVLQWGITLFGILYKIFAKRINEKFSLMLYIVMGWLVIFILPVIIQKTSLTFGLLMLFGGLSYTIGAAFYAKKRPYFHMIWHLFILLASALQFIAITFFML, from the coding sequence ATGAATCAAACCTTTAAACAAAGTTTACCATTATCTTTTAGTGAGGAAGTAGCAAACAGCGTGACACATGCTATCGGAGCATTTGCTATGCTCATTTTACTTCCTATTTCAGCCAGCTATGCCTATCAAACTTATGACCTTAAAGCTGCTATTGGTAACTCTATCTTTATCATCAGTCTCTTTTTGATGTTTTTATCCTCTACGATTTACCACTCCATGGCTTATGGTTCGGTTCACAAATACATCTTACGCATTATTGATCACAGTATGATTTACATTGCTATTGCAGGGAGTTACACACCTGTTGCTTTATCTCTTGTTTCTGGTTGGCTAGGCTATGTCATTATTGTTTTGCAATGGGGCATTACTCTTTTTGGAATTTTATACAAAATTTTTGCCAAACGTATCAATGAAAAATTCAGTTTGATGCTTTATATCGTCATGGGGTGGCTTGTTATTTTCATCTTACCTGTCATCATTCAAAAAACTAGTCTTACTTTTGGCCTTCTCATGTTATTTGGCGGCTTATCTTACACGATTGGTGCGGCCTTTTATGCCAAAAAGAGACCCTACTTCCATATGATATGGCATCTCTTTATTTTATTGGCTTCGGCTTTACAATTTATCGCTATTACTTTCTTTATGCTTTAG
- a CDS encoding diacylglycerol/lipid kinase family protein, with protein MKTVRIFYNPNSGKKEDQLAGQVKDYLCQHGFSEDSVEVITPKGADQAFQLAKQAAKDKIDLVIPLGGDGTLNKIIGGVYEGGAHCLIGLVPSGTVNNFAKAMHVPLQVTEALDTILAGQIKQVDICKANQQYMISSLTLGLLADIAADVTAEEKRRFGPLAFLKDSIRILRRNRSYAISLISHNHRIHLKTKFLLITMTNTIAGFPSFSPNAQADDGYFQVYTMKKVSFFKFLWHINEFRQGDFSKAEEISHFQTNSLSLLPQAKKQGISPRTRIDGDKSDYLPIQLDIIPKAISIIVPIKD; from the coding sequence ATGAAAACTGTTCGGATTTTTTACAATCCTAATTCTGGAAAGAAAGAAGACCAACTTGCTGGGCAAGTCAAAGACTATCTTTGCCAACATGGTTTTTCCGAAGATTCTGTAGAGGTGATTACTCCTAAAGGTGCTGACCAAGCCTTTCAATTAGCAAAACAAGCTGCCAAGGACAAGATTGACTTGGTTATCCCTCTTGGTGGCGATGGCACACTGAATAAAATCATCGGTGGTGTCTATGAGGGAGGAGCTCATTGTTTAATTGGATTAGTGCCGTCAGGGACAGTCAATAATTTTGCAAAGGCTATGCATGTTCCCTTACAAGTTACCGAGGCATTGGATACCATTTTGGCGGGACAAATTAAGCAAGTCGATATTTGCAAAGCTAACCAGCAATACATGATTTCCAGTTTAACCTTAGGATTACTAGCTGATATTGCTGCTGACGTAACAGCTGAGGAAAAACGACGCTTTGGTCCCCTAGCATTTTTAAAAGATAGTATTCGAATACTGAGACGAAATCGCAGCTATGCCATCTCTTTAATTAGCCATAACCATCGTATTCACCTGAAAACGAAGTTTCTCTTAATCACGATGACAAATACCATCGCTGGTTTTCCTTCTTTTTCTCCTAATGCTCAAGCTGATGATGGCTATTTCCAAGTTTATACCATGAAAAAAGTTTCTTTCTTTAAATTCTTATGGCATATTAATGAGTTTAGACAAGGGGATTTTTCCAAGGCAGAGGAAATCAGTCATTTTCAAACCAATAGCCTTAGTTTATTGCCACAAGCTAAGAAACAAGGAATATCTCCACGTACTAGGATTGATGGAGATAAAAGTGACTACCTGCCCATTCAATTAGATATCATTCCAAAAGCCATTTCGATTATTGTTCCAATAAAAGACTAA
- a CDS encoding CsbD family protein: MSEEKFKAKRDQVSGKIKETVGHLTDDKSLEAEGKAEHTKGKIAEVIDEAKDSIQGFVDHLSGKDKKE, encoded by the coding sequence ATGTCAGAAGAAAAATTCAAAGCTAAACGAGATCAGGTTTCAGGAAAAATAAAGGAAACTGTAGGGCATCTTACTGATGACAAATCCTTGGAAGCAGAAGGTAAGGCAGAACATACTAAAGGTAAAATTGCTGAAGTTATTGATGAGGCTAAAGATAGTATCCAAGGATTTGTTGATCATTTATCAGGAAAAGATAAAAAGGAGTAA
- a CDS encoding ABC-F family ATP-binding cassette domain-containing protein: protein MSILEVKQLSHGFGDRAIFENVSFRLLKGEHIGLVGANGEGKSTFMSIVTGHLQPDEGKIEWSKYVTVGYLDQHTVLEAGQTVRDVLRTAFDELFKTEERINEIYMSMADEGADIDALMEEVGELQDRLESRDFYTLDAKIDEVARALGVMDFGMESDVTALSGGQRTKILLAKLLLEKPDILLLDEPTNYLDAEHIEWLKRYLQNYENAFVLISHDIPFLNDVINIVYHVENQDLVRYTGDYYQFQAVYDMKKSQLEAAYERQQKEIADLQDFVNRNKARVATRNMAMSRQKKLDKMDLIELQAEKPKPSFDFKEARTPSRFIFQAKNLVIGYDRPLTREPLALNFERNQKIAIIGANGIGKSTLLKSLLGIIQPLEGNVETGDFLEVGYFEQEVAGGNRQTPLEAVWDAFPALNQAEVRAALARCGLTSKHIESQIQVLSGGEQAKVRFCLLMNRENNVLILDEPTNHLDVDAKEELKRALKVYKGSILMVCHEPDFYEDWVTDIWDFNQLT, encoded by the coding sequence ATGAGTATTTTAGAAGTTAAACAGCTGAGTCACGGTTTTGGAGATCGTGCTATTTTTGAAAACGTGTCCTTTCGCCTCTTAAAAGGTGAGCATATCGGTCTAGTTGGAGCAAATGGTGAAGGGAAATCAACCTTCATGAGCATTGTGACTGGCCATCTCCAGCCTGATGAAGGGAAAATTGAATGGTCTAAATACGTAACAGTAGGTTACTTGGATCAACATACCGTCCTTGAAGCTGGGCAAACGGTTCGAGATGTGTTGCGGACAGCCTTTGATGAGCTCTTTAAGACTGAGGAACGCATCAATGAGATTTACATGTCAATGGCGGACGAAGGAGCAGATATTGATGCCTTGATGGAAGAAGTTGGTGAACTACAAGATCGTTTAGAAAGTCGTGATTTTTACACGCTTGATGCTAAGATTGACGAAGTGGCACGAGCTTTAGGTGTGATGGACTTTGGCATGGAATCTGATGTCACTGCTTTGTCAGGTGGGCAACGAACCAAAATTTTATTGGCTAAACTGCTGCTGGAAAAACCTGACATTCTCTTGCTAGATGAACCAACTAACTATTTAGATGCTGAGCACATTGAGTGGCTCAAACGTTATTTGCAGAATTATGAGAATGCTTTTGTTTTAATTTCACATGACATTCCCTTCTTAAATGATGTGATTAACATTGTTTACCATGTCGAAAATCAAGATTTGGTACGTTATACGGGTGATTATTATCAATTCCAAGCTGTTTATGACATGAAAAAATCACAGTTGGAAGCAGCCTACGAGCGTCAACAAAAAGAAATCGCTGACTTGCAAGACTTTGTCAATCGTAATAAGGCTAGAGTGGCCACTCGTAATATGGCCATGTCCCGTCAGAAAAAGCTGGACAAGATGGATTTGATTGAGCTTCAAGCCGAAAAACCAAAACCAAGTTTTGACTTTAAAGAAGCCAGAACGCCTAGTCGTTTTATTTTCCAAGCTAAAAATCTTGTGATTGGTTACGATCGTCCGCTAACGAGAGAGCCTTTGGCCCTTAATTTTGAACGCAATCAAAAAATCGCTATCATTGGAGCTAATGGTATTGGGAAATCAACCTTGCTTAAAAGTCTTTTAGGCATTATTCAACCTCTGGAAGGCAACGTTGAAACAGGGGACTTTCTGGAAGTTGGTTACTTTGAGCAAGAAGTAGCAGGTGGTAACCGCCAAACCCCTTTGGAAGCTGTTTGGGACGCTTTCCCTGCTTTGAACCAAGCTGAAGTACGAGCAGCTTTAGCCCGTTGTGGTTTAACGTCAAAACATATTGAGAGTCAAATTCAGGTGCTTTCGGGTGGTGAACAAGCCAAAGTTCGTTTTTGTCTCCTGATGAATCGTGAAAACAATGTGCTTATTTTAGATGAGCCGACGAATCACCTTGATGTCGATGCTAAAGAAGAACTGAAGCGCGCCTTGAAAGTTTATAAAGGCTCCATTTTAATGGTTTGCCACGAGCCTGATTTTTATGAGGACTGGGTAACTGATATCTGGGATTTCAATCAATTGACATAA
- a CDS encoding ECF transporter S component — MTSQKLAHHIELSLYAALIFVSVQLLRIPVGVQFIHLGNALVVVAVLLYGSKSAALVASLGLGIFDLLNGYASVVWITILESLLICFLLHLIYEKGMQSSQKSQAIIAVGVVAALAKLLINIIKYILFGYFGAQLPFQAALLAALGKVGGSFGTTLLTMIAVPFIYPALKRLRERLN, encoded by the coding sequence ATGACATCTCAAAAATTAGCTCATCACATTGAACTTAGTCTTTATGCAGCCCTTATTTTCGTGTCGGTGCAACTGCTACGAATTCCCGTAGGTGTTCAATTTATTCATCTTGGAAATGCTTTGGTCGTTGTTGCGGTTTTACTATATGGCAGTAAAAGTGCAGCGCTAGTAGCTAGCCTTGGTTTAGGAATCTTTGACCTTTTAAATGGTTATGCCTCAGTGGTTTGGATAACTATTTTGGAATCTTTACTCATTTGTTTTCTTTTACACCTTATCTACGAAAAAGGAATGCAATCAAGCCAAAAATCACAAGCTATCATCGCCGTAGGAGTAGTAGCAGCACTAGCAAAATTATTGATTAACATTATCAAATACATTCTCTTTGGCTATTTTGGGGCTCAACTTCCCTTTCAAGCAGCTCTACTGGCAGCACTTGGAAAAGTTGGAGGTAGTTTTGGAACGACTCTACTAACAATGATAGCGGTCCCATTCATCTACCCTGCTTTAAAGAGATTGAGAGAACGATTGAACTGA
- a CDS encoding pyridoxamine kinase — translation MKRIIVANDLVGLGKVALSASIPLMAACCMEQVLLPTCLFSSHTGGGQTPLKHSTSTFLDGFLLAWEQSDLKFDSLFVGYLNQVEDANKILAFVSRQNMPLVLDPIMADQGRLYSGLSEQHLKAMRSLAQKADLILPNITEACLLTQTPYLKEGYRRSDIKELAIKLTNLGPKEAIISGVSFEEGQIGFAYYQAAHNQLTYHFGKQFPEHFYGTGDIASAIIASGFSYQLPLGDILELTVSFLEKSLETTLDLKRNIAFGIAYEFHLAYLITSFQQLLEENHDISKISSSH, via the coding sequence ATGAAACGTATTATTGTGGCTAACGATTTGGTAGGCCTTGGCAAGGTAGCCTTATCGGCCAGTATTCCACTCATGGCAGCCTGTTGTATGGAGCAGGTTTTATTACCAACCTGTCTCTTCTCAAGTCATACTGGAGGCGGACAAACCCCTCTCAAACACTCAACCTCAACATTCTTAGACGGTTTTTTATTAGCTTGGGAGCAAAGTGATCTGAAATTTGACAGTCTTTTTGTAGGTTATCTTAATCAGGTAGAGGATGCTAACAAGATATTAGCTTTTGTTTCGCGGCAGAATATGCCTCTTGTCTTAGATCCTATTATGGCAGATCAAGGCAGGCTTTATTCCGGGTTAAGCGAGCAGCACCTCAAAGCAATGAGAAGCCTAGCCCAAAAAGCTGATTTGATATTGCCTAATATTACTGAGGCATGTCTTCTGACACAAACCCCTTATTTGAAAGAGGGCTATCGTAGGTCGGATATAAAGGAGTTAGCTATCAAATTGACTAACTTAGGGCCGAAAGAAGCTATTATTAGTGGTGTATCTTTTGAAGAAGGACAAATTGGCTTTGCTTATTATCAAGCTGCTCACAATCAGCTAACTTATCATTTCGGAAAGCAATTTCCTGAGCATTTTTACGGTACAGGAGATATTGCTTCAGCAATTATTGCTTCCGGATTCTCCTATCAATTACCTTTAGGAGATATTTTAGAACTTACCGTCTCTTTTCTGGAAAAATCTTTGGAGACTACCCTTGATTTAAAGAGAAATATAGCATTTGGCATTGCTTATGAGTTTCATTTAGCCTATCTCATCACATCATTTCAACAATTATTGGAGGAAAACCATGACATCTCAAAAATTAGCTCATCACATTGA
- a CDS encoding IS3 family transposase (programmed frameshift), whose translation MSRKIRRHFADDFKQQIVDLHNAGMKRSELIKEYELTPSTFDKWVRQAKTTGSFKTIDNLTDEQRELMELRKRNKELEMQLDILKQAAVIMAPKREVITANKDKYSISAMCRWLGIPRSSYYYKAVESVSDTELEEKIKAIFLESKARYGARKIKKCLKNEGIQLSRRRIRRIMHRLNLVSVYQKAAFKPYSKGKNEAAIPNHLARQFHQEKPLKALVSDLTYVRVGNGWAYVCLIIDLFNREIIGLSVGWHKTPELVKQAIQSIPYALTKVKIFQSDRGKEFDNTLIDDMLEAFGITRSLSQAGCPYDNAVAESTYRAFKMEFVYQETFQTLEELALKTKDYVHWWNHHRIHSCLNYQTPMTKRLVV comes from the exons ATGTCTAGAAAAATACGTCGCCACTTCGCCGACGACTTTAAGCAACAAATCGTTGACCTTCACAATGCAGGGATGAAACGAAGTGAGCTTATCAAAGAATATGAGTTAACCCCATCAACCTTCGATAAGTGGGTACGTCAGGCAAAAACAACTGGTTCCTTTAAAACTATTGATAATCTTACAGATGAGCAGCGTGAGCTGATGGAACTCCGAAAGCGTAATAAAGAACTCGAAATGCAGCTAGATATCCTAAAGCAAGCGGCGGTGATTATGGCAC CGAAAAGAGAAGTAATCACTGCTAACAAAGACAAATATAGCATTTCAGCCATGTGTCGGTGGTTGGGTATTCCTCGTTCTAGCTATTACTACAAAGCTGTGGAATCCGTATCTGATACCGAGCTTGAAGAAAAAATCAAAGCTATTTTTCTCGAAAGTAAGGCCAGATACGGGGCTAGGAAAATCAAGAAATGTTTGAAAAATGAAGGCATCCAGCTGTCTCGTCGTCGGATTCGTCGCATCATGCACAGACTCAACTTAGTATCCGTTTACCAGAAAGCAGCCTTCAAGCCATATTCAAAAGGGAAGAATGAGGCAGCTATTCCTAATCACTTAGCCAGACAATTTCATCAAGAAAAGCCTCTAAAAGCTTTAGTGTCAGACTTAACCTACGTTCGTGTCGGTAATGGTTGGGCTTATGTTTGCTTGATTATTGACCTCTTCAATCGTGAAATCATCGGTCTGTCAGTTGGTTGGCACAAGACCCCCGAATTGGTCAAACAAGCGATTCAGAGCATCCCTTACGCTCTGACCAAAGTCAAGATATTCCAGTCAGATCGTGGGAAGGAGTTTGATAATACTTTGATTGATGACATGTTGGAGGCCTTCGGAATCACCCGCTCTCTTAGTCAAGCAGGTTGTCCTTACGACAATGCCGTTGCTGAAAGTACCTATCGTGCTTTCAAAATGGAATTTGTCTACCAGGAAACTTTCCAGACGCTAGAAGAATTGGCCCTCAAAACTAAGGACTATGTCCACTGGTGGAATCACCACCGCATTCACAGCTGCCTCAACTACCAAACACCGATGACCAAACGTTTAGTCGTTTAG
- a CDS encoding aminotransferase-like domain-containing protein, translating to MTSKYQSIISDLDQAIQDRSLKKGERLPSIRQLSDIYHCSKDTVQRALLELKYRHLIYAVPKSGYYVLGKVTEEETSLDLSLEDYNNMAYEDFRLCLNETLVARESYLFHYYHKAEGLEELRDALLPYLADNSIYGNKEQLLITSGTQQALYILSQMSFPGSGQTILIEQPTYHRMETLLNNLGVTYRTIHRDFNGLNLEELESLFKSGDIKFFYTISRFSNPLGLSYSTKEKEAIVRLAQQYQVYILEDDYLGDFVKSKETPLHYYDTHERVIYLKSFSMSVFPALRIGTLVLPSALKASFLTQKSMIDLDTNLLMQKALSLYLENGMFQKNLKHIKQLLKQREDSLVTFLNKYHPNLNYRLTPTHLIINCDKSILLPSSWPNPMINLVVTDKTRYLTIAITQDIQKTLALLFAH from the coding sequence ATGACAAGTAAATACCAATCCATTATTTCTGATTTAGATCAGGCTATTCAGGACCGTAGCCTGAAAAAAGGAGAGCGACTGCCTTCCATTAGGCAATTAAGTGACATTTATCATTGCAGTAAAGATACGGTACAGCGAGCCCTTTTGGAATTAAAATACCGTCATTTAATCTACGCAGTCCCAAAAAGTGGTTATTATGTTCTGGGGAAGGTGACTGAGGAGGAGACTTCTTTAGACTTGAGTCTTGAAGATTATAATAACATGGCTTATGAGGATTTTCGCCTTTGCTTGAATGAGACCTTGGTGGCTAGAGAATCCTATCTTTTTCATTATTATCATAAGGCTGAGGGGCTAGAAGAATTGCGAGATGCCCTCTTGCCTTATTTGGCAGATAATAGTATTTATGGTAACAAAGAGCAACTACTCATTACCTCAGGAACACAACAGGCGCTTTATATTTTATCACAGATGTCTTTTCCTGGTTCTGGTCAGACTATTCTCATTGAACAGCCCACCTACCATCGTATGGAAACGCTTCTTAATAACTTAGGAGTAACTTACCGCACCATTCATCGAGATTTTAACGGGCTCAATTTAGAAGAATTGGAATCTCTCTTTAAATCTGGAGACATTAAGTTCTTTTACACGATTTCTCGCTTTTCAAATCCTTTAGGTCTATCCTATAGCACCAAAGAAAAGGAAGCCATTGTTCGGTTGGCTCAACAGTATCAGGTTTATATCTTAGAAGATGATTACCTCGGGGACTTTGTCAAATCCAAAGAAACTCCTCTCCATTACTATGATACCCATGAGCGTGTGATTTATCTGAAATCCTTTTCAATGAGTGTTTTCCCTGCACTCCGTATCGGAACCCTTGTCTTACCTTCCGCTTTAAAAGCGAGTTTCCTTACACAAAAATCAATGATTGATTTGGATACCAACCTACTCATGCAAAAGGCCTTGTCACTGTATTTAGAAAATGGCATGTTTCAGAAAAACCTAAAGCATATCAAGCAGTTGTTAAAGCAACGAGAAGACAGTCTAGTCACTTTTTTAAACAAGTACCATCCTAATCTTAATTATCGCCTCACTCCAACCCACTTGATTATTAACTGTGATAAATCTATCTTGCTCCCTTCTTCTTGGCCAAATCCAATGATTAACCTTGTTGTAACGGACAAAACCCGTTACCTCACGATAGCCATTACACAAGACATACAAAAGACATTAGCTCTTCTGTTTGCACATTAG
- a CDS encoding ATP cone domain-containing protein — MQIIKRDGQVAEFDPDKIYQAIIKAARTVYVIDETWRQNLAQVTKKVVIDLEEAHAERPTINMIQSLVENRLMDAGYITIAEHYISYRLQRDLERNGYGDRIIVHLRFEQTK; from the coding sequence ATGCAAATTATTAAGCGTGATGGTCAAGTTGCTGAATTTGACCCAGATAAAATTTATCAAGCGATTATCAAGGCAGCAAGAACGGTCTATGTTATTGATGAGACATGGCGACAAAACCTTGCCCAAGTCACTAAAAAAGTGGTGATTGATTTAGAAGAAGCACATGCTGAACGCCCGACCATCAATATGATTCAATCTCTGGTCGAGAATCGTTTGATGGATGCCGGCTATATTACTATTGCCGAACATTATATTTCTTATCGCCTCCAACGAGACCTTGAACGCAATGGGTACGGTGACCGCATTATCGTTCACTTGCGTTTTGAACAAACTAAATAA
- the cls gene encoding cardiolipin synthase, whose amino-acid sequence MIIKKKAKVKYLLHKGKRGFLRGIFSRTTVIALLIVLQLAFLFQSYALMEQYRVWMTILESVFAIVIVLYLVNSEMDAISRMTWLILIMIAPLLGSLFLIYTKLDWGYRGLKQKINHLIDLSAPYLRDDEAILEVLKDNTSTTYHLVQYLERSRGNFPIYNNTRTTYFPTGETFFESLKEQLLLAKKYIFLEFFIIAEGQMWGEILSILEKKVSEGVEVRVLFDGMNELSTLSSDYAARLERLGIKAKSFLPISPFISTYYNYRDHRKIVVIDGEVSFTGGINLADEYINEIDRFGHWKDAGLMVEGEATDSFLILFLQMWSITEKKLNIEPYLSEHSRSLPSDGYVIPYGDSPLDTDKVGENVYIDILNHAKNYVYIMTPYLILDSEMEHALRFAAERGVDIRIIMPGVPDKGIPYALAKTYYKALMTSGVKIYEYQPGFVHSKVFVSDNTKAVVGTINLDYRSLYHHFECAAYLYRVSAIADIVADFKATQEKSLLITLEQVQRRPWYQKLIGLLVRTIAPLL is encoded by the coding sequence TTGATTATCAAAAAGAAAGCAAAAGTAAAATATTTGCTCCATAAAGGGAAACGAGGATTTTTGAGAGGGATTTTTAGTAGAACCACTGTTATCGCACTGTTAATCGTTCTTCAACTAGCCTTTTTGTTTCAATCCTACGCTTTGATGGAGCAGTATCGTGTTTGGATGACCATTCTTGAAAGTGTTTTTGCCATTGTTATTGTCTTATACTTGGTGAATAGTGAAATGGATGCTATCTCAAGAATGACCTGGTTAATTTTGATCATGATTGCTCCCTTGTTAGGGTCTCTCTTTCTGATTTACACAAAATTAGATTGGGGCTATCGAGGGCTCAAACAGAAAATCAATCACCTTATCGATCTTTCGGCTCCCTATCTTAGAGACGATGAAGCTATTTTAGAGGTTTTAAAAGATAATACCTCAACGACTTATCATTTGGTGCAATATTTGGAAAGAAGCCGTGGCAATTTCCCAATATACAACAATACGCGGACCACCTATTTTCCAACAGGAGAGACTTTTTTCGAGAGTTTGAAAGAACAATTACTGTTGGCGAAAAAGTATATCTTTCTTGAATTTTTCATTATTGCCGAAGGGCAAATGTGGGGAGAAATTCTTAGTATCCTAGAGAAAAAAGTGAGTGAAGGTGTCGAGGTCAGGGTCTTATTTGATGGGATGAATGAACTGTCAACTTTGTCGTCAGATTATGCAGCTAGACTTGAGCGGTTAGGCATTAAAGCCAAATCTTTTTTACCTATTTCACCCTTTATCTCTACTTATTATAACTATCGAGATCACCGCAAAATTGTAGTGATTGACGGAGAGGTTTCTTTCACAGGCGGTATTAATTTAGCAGATGAATACATTAATGAAATTGATCGGTTTGGGCATTGGAAAGACGCTGGTCTAATGGTAGAAGGTGAAGCCACAGACAGTTTTTTAATTCTCTTTTTACAGATGTGGTCTATTACTGAAAAAAAATTAAATATTGAGCCCTATCTTTCTGAGCATTCCCGGTCTCTTCCATCAGATGGTTATGTGATTCCCTATGGTGATTCGCCGCTAGATACTGACAAAGTCGGTGAAAATGTTTATATTGATATCTTAAACCATGCCAAAAACTACGTCTACATCATGACGCCTTATTTGATTTTGGATAGCGAAATGGAACATGCTCTGCGATTTGCTGCCGAACGTGGAGTAGATATTCGCATTATTATGCCAGGGGTTCCTGATAAAGGCATTCCTTATGCACTAGCAAAAACTTACTACAAGGCTCTCATGACTTCAGGGGTTAAGATTTATGAATACCAACCTGGTTTTGTGCATTCAAAAGTCTTTGTTTCTGATAATACCAAGGCTGTTGTGGGAACAATTAATTTGGACTATCGCAGCCTGTACCATCATTTTGAATGTGCGGCTTACTTGTATCGCGTCTCTGCTATTGCTGATATTGTTGCTGATTTCAAAGCGACACAAGAAAAGTCGTTGCTGATAACACTTGAACAAGTTCAGCGTCGTCCGTGGTATCAAAAATTAATTGGACTTCTAGTAAGAACCATTGCTCCCCTCTTGTAA